AGGTATTAGAAAAGGCTCAAAACTTACAAGTAGATATGGTGAAATTGAGCAAAAAATTAATAATATTATAGTATCACCAAAACCAATTACTCATGATAAAAATTCGTGAAAGATTAGAACAGCTTTATAATCAAAAAAGAAGTATTGAAGAGCAAATACAATATTTAGAAGCTCAACTTCAAAATGAAAAAAAGCTAAATAAATCTTTTTCAAAAAATGAGAAAATTGAACTTTTCAAATCATTATTTGTAAATAGATTTGATATTTATGCTAAAAAATGGATTAGCAAAGATAATAAAAAACAAAAATATTTTCCTGTAACACAAACTTTTAAGGGTGAGGATTTTATACCTTTAACAAACCAAGAGATTGAGCTTCATCTAAGAGGTTTAAATGATATAGCAACATATGTAATAGATTATTCTAATTCTTGTAAATATGTTGTGTTTGAACTTTTAGATGAGGATAAGTTTAAATTACAAATAACTTTAAACTCTTTAAATATTAGAGCATATTATGAAATTACACCATTTGATAGTTTAAAAGCTTGGGTATTTTTTGAAGAAAAAATTAGTGCAAAAATGGCAAATTTATTTGCAAATGAAATCTTAAGAAGAGCAAATATAACTGCAAAGATTTTTCCTAAAGAACAGTTTGCAACAAAGGCAAATTTAGGTTCATATATCACTTTACCTCTTCATTTAAATTATAGAAAAAACAATCAAACAGTTTTTATTGATATTAATACTTCAAAAGTTTATGATGACCAATGGAGTGTGCTAAATAATGTTGCAAAGGTAAAAAAACAACAAGTTATACCTTTATGTCAAGAAGAAAAAATAAAAAGTTTTGATGAAACAACTTTTGAAGAGATAATATTTCCAAGTTTTGAGTTAAAACTTATAATTTATGATTTTTTATATATTCCAACAAAGGACTTATCAAAAGGCTTAATAAATAAACTAAAAAGTTTTGCTAGTTTTGAAAACCCACAAATAAAAGTACTTTTAAGTCTTAGAAAACCACTATATAATACTCCAAGAGTTATAAAAAACTATGAAGAAGATGAAAAGTATTTAAAACTTCCAAGGGGACTTATTTATAAAACATTGGATTTTTTTAAGGCAAATAGCATTAAATATCTACTTGATGATAAAAAATATTTTGAAAAAATTCAAACAAAAAAAGTAGTTTTTACATTAAGAGATGAACAACAAGATGCAATTAATAATATATTAAAAACCGACTTTTCTATTTGTGTTGCGCCACCTGGTTTTGGAAAGACATTAATTGGTGCAAAGATGCTAGAGCTTAGAGCTTGTAGTACTTTGATAATTGTTAATAAAAATATGTTATTAACACAATGGATTCAAAGATTTGTAGATTATTTTAAATATGATAAAAAAGATATAGGTTACTTAGGAAAAGGAAAAAATAAATTAACAGGTCAAATTGACGTTGCAACAATGCAAAGTTTAAAAAATGATCCTGATATTATAAATGATTATTCTTTTGTAATAGTAGATGAATGTCACCATATTCCAGCTGTAACTTTTGAACAAATTATTAAACAGTTTCATGGGAAGTATATATTAGGTCTTAGTGCAACACCTAAAAGAAAAGATGGATTAGATCCTATTTTATTTCAACAACTAGGTGATATATCATATGAGCATATAAAAAAGAAAACAAATACAAATAGATTAAAAGTAATTAGAACAAGTTTTGAAAGTAATGCAGACAATTATGCAACATTAATAAATGAATTATGTATAGATAAAAACCGTAATTCTTTGATTTTAGAACAAATTAAAACTTTTATTACAAGAAAAATTTTAGTTTTAAGCGATAGAATAGAACATTTAAAAGTACTTGAAGACTTGCTAAATAATGAAGGTATTGATTATATTTGTATTCATGGAAGTATGAATAAAAAAGAGCAAGATGAAAATATGAAGCAAGTAAAAACAAAAAAATTAGTACTTGCAACTACTTCATATTTTGGTGAGGGTATAGATTTCCCTCATTTAAATACAATACTTTTTGCAACACCAATTTCATACTATGGAAGACTTATTCAATATCTAGGAAGAATTGGAAGAGATGGGCAAGAGTGTTTAGCAATTGATTTTTTAGATTCAAAGAATGCTATGTTAAATTCAGCCTATAAAAAAAGGCTTGAGGGTTACAAGCAAATGTATTATAAACAAATTATAGGAAAATAGATGTTAGGGATTATTGTTTGGACAATATTTATTGCAGTTATGGTAAATCTTTTATTAAAAAAATTTAATTTACCAACTATTATAGGTTATATTGCTACTGGTACTATTATTGCTTATTTATTTGATTTACATAATGCTGTAAATAACCATGATTTAAAAGAAATAGCAGAGTTTGGTATAGTTTTTTTAATGTTTACAATTGGTTTAGAGTTTTCAATTGACCATTTAAATAAAATGAAAAAAGAAGTACTTGTAACAGGTGGTTTGCAAATAGTTGTAACAACTGTTTTTGTTTTTTTGGTATGTATGTATATACTTGGATTTGATTATAAAACTTCTTTAGTAATAGGGGCTGCCTTATCACTCTCTTCAACTGCAATAGTTTTAAAAATTTATAATGAAAATGGTGATATTAAAAAGCCATATGGAAGAAGAGTTTTAGGTATTTTAATTATGCAAGATATAGGAGTAATTCCTATTTTGCTTATGATATCAATTTTTAGTATGGATGATAGTAAATCAATAGCAAATATTGTATTTGAAACAACAGTAGCTGCTTTTATTTTGATTTTACTTCTTTATATAACTGGTAAATATTTATTAGAGCCTTTTTTTGAATATGTTAGTGAATCTAAATCAGAAGAGCTTTTTGTAGCTTCTGTTTTATTAATAGCAATTGGAGCTTCATATATGGCTCATTATTTTGGCTTTTCACACTCCTTAGGTGCATTTATTGCTGGTATGATGATTAGTGAAACGAAATTTAAGCATCAAGTAGAAGCTGACTTAGTTCCTTTTAGAAATCTTCTTTTAGGAGTATTCTTTATAACAGTTGGAATGCAAATTAATTTTTCAGTAATTGCTGAACATATTTTTACTATTTTAATTTTACTTCCTGTTTTACTGGGCTTAAAATATATAATTATTTATTTACTTGTAAGAATTGATGATACAAAAAGAGTTGCATTTAAAACAGCTTTATCTTTAGTTCAAATAGGTGAATTTTCTCTAGCAGTTTTAGAATTAGCAAGAAGTAAATCTTTAATTGATCCAACTTATTCACAAATTTTAATTGTAACTATAGTTATTTCAATGCTTTTAACTCCATTGGTATTAAAAAATCTATCTTCAATTGCAGCTAGAATATTACCTGAAGATACGATGCAAATAGTAAATAGTATGCAAATAGCTGATGATACAAAAGGTCATATTGTAGTGATTGGTTATGGACATTTAGGTCAAGAAGTAGTTGAAAAATTAAAAGCTGAACATAGAAACTATGTAATAGTTGAACATAATATGAAGTATTACAAAATAGGAAAAGATAAAAATGAACCTATAATTTTTGGAAATGCTGCTAGTAAAACAATACTTCAATCAATAAATATAAAAGAATCAGCAGCAATTGTAGTAGCAATTGATAACCCTGAAAAATTAACACTAATATGTGAAGTTATTGATGACTTGACACATAATACAAAAACGATAGTAAAAGTTGGAAGAAAAAGTGAAGCAAAAGAGTTAGAAAAATTACATATTGAGCATGTTATTGTAGAAGATGAGGTCTTGTCTCAAGCAATTTTAGAAGAAACAAGAAGTTGTAGACTTGATTTTATAAAAAAGTAAAACTAAAGCTTTTATAAGCTTTAGTAAAAGTTATTACTCTTTATATTTATTGATATAAATACTCATTATTAGTGTTATTAATAAACCATTAAACTATGATTTAATAATGGTTTAGAGTGTTTTCTTATAATTACTATTCATAAAGGAGATGAATTGAAAAAGATATTACTATTAAGTAGTTTCTTAAGTCTATACTTGCATGCTCAAAACTTAGATATTTTAAGTAAAGAGAAAAAACAGTTAAGAAGTTTAGATAAAAAGATAATAAAACAAGATCATGAAAAATCAAAAAATCAATGGATTTCTCCTATTAATATTAACTCAAATATTAATAGAAGTCATTCATTTAGTGATGAAAGTGATAAATTAAATAAAACAGTTTCTTTAGGTTTTACTCAAAGTATATATG
The window above is part of the Malaciobacter marinus genome. Proteins encoded here:
- a CDS encoding DEAD/DEAH box helicase; this translates as MIKIRERLEQLYNQKRSIEEQIQYLEAQLQNEKKLNKSFSKNEKIELFKSLFVNRFDIYAKKWISKDNKKQKYFPVTQTFKGEDFIPLTNQEIELHLRGLNDIATYVIDYSNSCKYVVFELLDEDKFKLQITLNSLNIRAYYEITPFDSLKAWVFFEEKISAKMANLFANEILRRANITAKIFPKEQFATKANLGSYITLPLHLNYRKNNQTVFIDINTSKVYDDQWSVLNNVAKVKKQQVIPLCQEEKIKSFDETTFEEIIFPSFELKLIIYDFLYIPTKDLSKGLINKLKSFASFENPQIKVLLSLRKPLYNTPRVIKNYEEDEKYLKLPRGLIYKTLDFFKANSIKYLLDDKKYFEKIQTKKVVFTLRDEQQDAINNILKTDFSICVAPPGFGKTLIGAKMLELRACSTLIIVNKNMLLTQWIQRFVDYFKYDKKDIGYLGKGKNKLTGQIDVATMQSLKNDPDIINDYSFVIVDECHHIPAVTFEQIIKQFHGKYILGLSATPKRKDGLDPILFQQLGDISYEHIKKKTNTNRLKVIRTSFESNADNYATLINELCIDKNRNSLILEQIKTFITRKILVLSDRIEHLKVLEDLLNNEGIDYICIHGSMNKKEQDENMKQVKTKKLVLATTSYFGEGIDFPHLNTILFATPISYYGRLIQYLGRIGRDGQECLAIDFLDSKNAMLNSAYKKRLEGYKQMYYKQIIGK
- a CDS encoding cation:proton antiporter — encoded protein: MLGIIVWTIFIAVMVNLLLKKFNLPTIIGYIATGTIIAYLFDLHNAVNNHDLKEIAEFGIVFLMFTIGLEFSIDHLNKMKKEVLVTGGLQIVVTTVFVFLVCMYILGFDYKTSLVIGAALSLSSTAIVLKIYNENGDIKKPYGRRVLGILIMQDIGVIPILLMISIFSMDDSKSIANIVFETTVAAFILILLLYITGKYLLEPFFEYVSESKSEELFVASVLLIAIGASYMAHYFGFSHSLGAFIAGMMISETKFKHQVEADLVPFRNLLLGVFFITVGMQINFSVIAEHIFTILILLPVLLGLKYIIIYLLVRIDDTKRVAFKTALSLVQIGEFSLAVLELARSKSLIDPTYSQILIVTIVISMLLTPLVLKNLSSIAARILPEDTMQIVNSMQIADDTKGHIVVIGYGHLGQEVVEKLKAEHRNYVIVEHNMKYYKIGKDKNEPIIFGNAASKTILQSINIKESAAIVVAIDNPEKLTLICEVIDDLTHNTKTIVKVGRKSEAKELEKLHIEHVIVEDEVLSQAILEETRSCRLDFIKK